In a genomic window of Trichoderma atroviride chromosome 4, complete sequence:
- a CDS encoding uncharacterized protein (EggNog:ENOG41), which produces MGSVSNDTPAMATNPKFIFFTDFDGTVTTADSNDYMTDNLGYGAEKRKQGNADTLYGRIHFRDSFRDMLDSVTTPLNECVDILLENIKLDPGFRDFYNWAQDNNVPIVILSGGMEPVIRALLDKLLGKGWDIQIVSNFVRAREGKSLNDKGGWEIIFRDDSIHGHDKSIEIRKYSSLPNRPTMFYAGDGVSDLSAAKETDLLFAKAGKDLVTWCENEKVPFVTFNDWTSITQTVKDIVAGKTTVQEEAKGRI; this is translated from the exons ATGGGATCCGTATCAAACGACAcgccggccatggccaccaaCCCCAagttcatcttcttcaccgaCTTCGACGGCACCGTCACCACGGCCGACTCCAACGACTACATGACGGACAACCTGGGCTACGGCgccgagaagcgcaagcAGGGCAACGCCGACACGCTCTACGGCCGCATCCACTTCCGCGACTCGTTCCGCGACATGCTCGACAGCGTCACGACGCCCCTGAACGAGTGCGTCGACATTTTGCTGGAGAACATCAAGCTCGACCCCGGCTTCAGGGACTTTTACAACTGGGCGCAGGACAACAACGTGCCGATTGTGATTCTCAGCGGCGGCATGGAGCCCGTCATCAgggcgctgctggacaagctgctgggcaaGGGCTGGGACATTCAGATTGTGAGCAACTTTGTGCGGGCGCGAGAGGGCAAGAGCCTCAACGACAAGGGCGGCTGGGAGATAATCTTTCGCGACGACAG CATCCACGGCCATGACAAGTCCATCGAGATCCGCAAGTACTCCAGCCTTCCCAACAGACCAACCATGTTCTACGCTGGCGACGGCGTCTCAGACCTTTCAGCCGCCAAGGAGACGGATCTGCTGTTTGCAAAGGCTGGAAAGG ACCTGGTTACTTGGTGCGAAAACGAAAAAGTTCCCTTTGTCACATTCAACGACTGGACAAGCATCACCCAGACGGTCAAGGATATTGTCGCTGGCAAGACCACTGTCCAagaggaggccaagggcCGCATTTAA
- a CDS encoding uncharacterized protein (TransMembrane:2 (o272-292i410-432o)~BUSCO:EOG092D2W27) — protein sequence MQPFGRAVWRHGRIGLELAVRPRPAPKSGITAAARWPSTAACVRCQVQAIAYPARFYSSKPPSDNAEKPVSPPQSEPNAAEPKVDEPASTTAKSDNAEPAASWSRPSWLELPSISEERRSALNKKFSDVMDNMQSRILNASQKLNEITGYTSIETIKMVNEQLERDLASAQARVRSARQAYKTSNNKRASTQREVTTLLARKDTWTPLDLERFTELYRTDHVLEGEVVSAQENLTEAESDEQKLSQKLNAGILKRYHEEQIWSDRIRRASTWGTWGLMGMNFVLFVVFQFVAEPWRRKRLIKGVVAEEERVLEKVQAEMALIKADLHLMAEAAATVAARTPDRDAERLFNVQRIKEAWRFALSGAWIRNFEECKQLFSQWKALITDPEVWKAGFEDLLSVRPLEMRMRDASALVLEGLLTGIAITWSMGALFGRK from the coding sequence ATGCAGCCCTTTGGCCGCGCAGTCTGGAGGCATGGCAGGATAGGCCTGGAGCTCGCTGTGAGGCCGCGGCCAGCACCGAAAAGCGGCATCACGGCCGCAGCCCGATGGCCCTCGACGGCCGCCTGCGTGCGGTGCCAGGTCCAGGCCATTGCCTATCCCGCACGCTTCTATTCCTCCAAGCCGCCGTCGGACAATGCTGAGAAGCCCGTCAGCCCGCCCCAATCCGAACCCAACGCCGCCGAGCCCAAGGTCGACGAGCCGGCCTCGACCACGGCAAAAAGCGACAATGCCGAGCCGGCCGCCTCGTGGTCCCGGCCAAgctggctggagctgccgtCCATATCAGAGGAGCGACGCAGTGCCCTGAATAAAAAATTCAGCGACGTCATGGATAACATGCAGTCACGGATCCTCAATGCCTCGCAGAAGCTCAACGAGATCACCGGATACACCAGCATCGAGACCATCAAAATGGTCAACGAGCAGCTCGAGCGTGACTTGGCCTCGGCCCAGGCCCGGGTGCGGTCCGCAAGACAGGCGTACAAGACATCGAATAACAAGCGAGCGTCGACCCAGAGGGAGGTGACGACGCTGCTCGCCCGCAAGGATACATGGACGCCGCTGGATCTGGAACGCTTCACAGAACTGTACCGCACAGACCATGTGCTCGAGGGCGAGGTCGTCTCGGCGCAGGAAAACTTGACCGAGGCCGAGTCGGACGAGCAGAAGCTCAGCCAGAAGCTCAACGCCGGCATCCTGAAGCGCTATCACGAAGAGCAGATTTGGAGCGACCGCATCCGGAGGGCCTCGACGTGGGGCACCTGGGGCCTGATGGGCATGAACTTTGTCCTCTTTGTCGTCTTCCAGTTCGTTGCCGAGCCCTGGCGGAGGAAGAGACTCATCAAGGGCGTCGTGGCCGAAGAGGAGCGAGTCCTGGAAAAGGTCCAGGCCGAGATGGCCCTCATCAAGGCCGACCTGCACCTcatggccgaggccgccgccaccgtGGCCGCCCGGACGCCGGACCGCGACGCCGAGCGGCTCTTCAACGTGCAGCGCATCAAGGAGGCGTGGCGCTTTGCCCTGTCCGGCGCCTGGATCCGCAACTTTGAAGAATGCAAGCAACTCTTTTCACAATGGAAGGCCCTCATCACCGACCCGGAGGTGTGGAAGGCCGGGTTCGAGGACCTGCTGAGCGTGCGCCCGCTGGAGATGCGCATGCGGGACGCCTCGGCCCTGGTGCTCGAGGGCCTCCTTACTGGCATAGCAATCACTTGGAGCATGGGAGCGCTGTTTGGACGAAAATGA